Sequence from the Prunus persica cultivar Lovell chromosome G5, Prunus_persica_NCBIv2, whole genome shotgun sequence genome:
TTGTCTGCTTATTCCCTTCAAAATGGCATAGAAATGCACAAATACCAATCTTGAGGAGTCAGTAGCATAACTGTGATGCCCAACAGCCAAGTTTACAACAAGAACAGTCCTAGGATTTGAATGAAATTGCACTCTTGGACTAAATTGTACTGCCAGTCAAGTTAGATATTATTTACCAAGACTACTTGGTTGACAGACATTTACATTCCTTGATGTATCTCTGAGATTGAAGAGCTGTACAAAAAAGAATCCCCAGACAAAGGGTTTACAATCTAAAAAAGCAGCAGGGTCTTTGAAAAAACTATTGAACCAGAAATAATAATGCATCTCTAAGATTATATCAAAAAATAGTTCCAAACAGTGTCAATGGCTTTTATGAAGGTAATAAAAGTACACCAGACTTACATCTTTCGAAGGAAAGGCTTCAATGGTGGGATTCAAGTTCATCCTTGAATTGACTGCTTCAAGCTTCATTGAAAGGAACTACAGAATccaattaacaaagtacaGATTCAGGATTAACAgtttaaaagaaaaccatgTCACCAAGTGCACTAGATTAGAGTCAGATGGAATATATACCTCAACCTGGTGCTGCAGTGATTGAatgtaattaataatttcatcaAGGACGAGTGCTTTCCCAATAACCTTTTCGGAAGAAAAGTACAACATATGTAAGGGGAACATGCTAGATAATTACCAGGACATGTTCACAATTAATCGAGTAAAGAAATCGGAAACAACAAATTACATAACAAAGATTCCCTAGCTAAACTATGTAGAACATACTACCTACACATGCTAAGTAATATGAATGACATAAAACCAACCAAACAACACACACTACCTTATTACATCCAGGAACCAAATCTTGGAGAAGTTTCATTCTCTCGCTGATCTTTTCTCTCCTAGCCTGCCAAAATGAGCATGGTATGCGGCATGTTTCAATGGTGAATGGATCAAAACTGATTTACCAAACATGTCAAAGATAAAACGGAATAGGTTCATTCTAGATACTAATATTGCAAATTCAAAAAGGACCATAAGTGCATTACCCTCTCTGCTAGACTGTGGCTGTCAGTAGCTTGTCCCCTTCGTGCCCTCACATGGATAAAATCTTGCTTAGGTGGCTCAGAAGGTTTAGTGCTTTGTTCAGCTGGCTTGTTGTCACCAGCTGCTGAACTTTCTTCAACTTCAGCTTTCGAAccaccattttcattttgagatCCTGCTAGTTTCATCCGTTTTCCACTGGAATCTTTCTGTTtgaaacaaacagaaaaagttaaaaattaaacatcaaaagagaaatttaaGATTCAAGTAAACAACATGTAAGACACAAACACCAATTAGAGCCTCAATCCATATCTAGTCTAATACAGCTTAACTCGCTAAAGATAACACGTCACACCATGCTTGGATGCATTAATATTCACAATATCACTTCTAAATTACAGGGGAAACAAAGGCTATACAAGAACAACCAATATTAATTCTTTATAGATAGCTTACATAGCACAATCATAATTACACAAATTCACTACTTCCCTCAATTATTTACTAACAAAATATTCACTAAATTAAGTTAAAATATAAAGACCCGCGCTTAATTTTCATTCCATTTCTTATTACTTTCATCCATTTGCCTCAATTCAGCTAAAGAAAACTGACACACACATCAAAATTCATTGCTTTAGTACTAATTTGCTCCATTTTCTCATAAACCAAACTCAAAATTGAGCCAAGCAAtcaaatttcacttaaaagaGTGAAATACGAACCAAGCCACTGGCACTACTAGTGGAAACCAGCTTAGAAGACTCGTCCTCAGAGCTCACatcccttctctttcttccaccacctccaccgcTTTGCTCAGTCACGGTCGATTCCTCCAACGACCCATCTCTGTTCACGGAGCTGTCTCCAAGCCCACCCAAACTACCCATTCGAAGACCCAACCCGCCACCACTTCCACCGGGTTCACCGCTGAAGGGCCAAATCTCTGCCAGGCTGTACGCTGATGGGTTAGCTGCTGAGAAGGAAGACTCGTTGATCAGTGGAGGATCCATTTTCTCAAAAGCCCGAATTCATTCCACCCGACCTCGAATCCGAATCCGAAACTTGAGCTACcaataaagagagagagagagagagagagagagagagagagtgtgtgtgtgtgtgtgttaagTGTGTGTACGAGCTTCTGAAGAGCTTGTGAGAGTGAATGAGGGATTTAGTGAGCTGATGGGTTATTTAACAAGTTacttagagagagaaagatttGGTctttaaagagagagagagagaggcattaatggatgatgatgaaagttagagagagaaagggaggAACTGTGGGGGCAGAGAGAAGCAGAGTGTGATCCTTTGGCTGGACTGGGAGAGAGAGTAGTGCTCATTGCGCCCACTGTGCTTTCTAACCACGGGACAGTGAAAGCTGTAGcctttagagagagagagagagagagagaagcggCAAGTTTGGCAAGTGGGTTATTTTATCCGAGGAGGGGATACAGATTTATCCAGGAAAGCTACCATCGGCATATTAATGTACCCGCTCTTCTGTAAGAGACACGTGCCCAATAGCATTGtcctggttttttttatttgtttaatttcctGTAAGTGTTGCTTAATTGGTTGATCTAACAAGGTATGGGATCAAGTGCCTAACCATTACATTATTAGAAAGAAAGTGGGGTCAAAGAGTCCAAACccatatatgtataatactTGCACACATCTCTAATTCAAATTATATAGTTTCTCAGCCAATCACATAGTTACAAACTTCAATTGTTTCAGAGTATTTATCTTTACATATAAACTTTTGCGttcgatttttcttttattaatcATTTACATTACAGATGTAATTTATTAACGACCCTAATGACTTAACATGTCAAATTCCatgtaaataaaaattactcTATTTAGAATAGTGCCTAGCTAGCAAGTACACTGTAtgggaccaaaaaaaaaaattcatatggaATAGTTCATGCCACATGCATTTTGTTAAAGTTACTGTTCATGTGAGAGAATTTTCAATTGGCATCTTATTCTGTCCAGAGATAAAAATTTGGGTGGAAACAAGGCTTGGTGGGTTGCTATAGTGAACAATACAAACCctccaaattaatttcaaagaaTTTTGTGTTGTGGAGaaagcttttttattttttgcctttttttcgAAGCTAAAATAGCTTAGAGCACCATCACTGCCTAACCCCCCCTTTCTTATTTGTCATTGCCTAACTTGCTTAGCAGAAAAATGATACTCAGCTAAGCAATTATAGTTACACTAAAGAAAGTGTGTTTGAGATTATGCCCAAGATAGTTTTTGCCAACCTCGTCATGTGCCCTCTATCTTAGAATCTTGCCCAATGCAAAGCAAAAGTTGACTAGCCACTGTGTCATTGATGGGTTTGTGAGAGAGAATAACTCCCTCTTGGAGCCTCCTATTCCTAATCTGGATATCAAAACGTGCCTCATTATCATGGATTTGGAAATAGAGTTAATGACCCCATTTCATTATCATGTCCACTTCATATATTTGCACCTAACTGACATCAAAAGCGATTTCTATGCCTCTCTTGCTaagctttcaattttttgcatCAAGGGTTTGTGTCATGGCATGTATTGTTGCAGATGGAGccgaaaaattgaaataaatgcTGGGAAAAACAGCtttaatttgatgtttggtagaaaagaaaagaaaagaaaagaaaagacaagaCAAAAGAACCTTAGCTTAAACAATCAGTATAATGAGACATCATGTCAATTTTTGACAACAAAAttagtaaattattttttaccaTAGTAGTAGTATGGTACAGAAATGTGGTATAATGGTTTTCTAAAAGTACTTGATATTTTtgccttcttcctcttttttacaattacattttttttttctcttgtcaAATGGTAATTATCCCTGAATTACAGGAATGCTAGGGAGTCAAGCTCATATAATTAGTTGAGACCTCTACCTCTTCAAGGcttcaaattttcatgaaGCAACGAACTTGGCTCTTTGCATAGTAGAATACGGACTGTGagttttatattgttttttcattttaaaaaaaaatcgaagttAGGAAAGAGAAGGAGGAAAAACTCACACACGAATACCATGTGAGGTTTATATTATCGGATTAACATAGATTTTCAAACTAAAACCTTAAGTATATGAACTCGTCAATATTATCTTTCGAATATGTATGATTTAGTGTTTGTTTGGTAttgtttgaaattgaagtGGCTTCTTAATTTGGAAGGGgaaaaataaacttaaataaagaagaaaacagtACCACCATCATGCCaactttcttttctgtttaggAACTTCCTGTTCACTTGGGAAATTACTAGGTCAACTTTTTTCTGTCACCTGTACATGAACTGTTAGAACTTATTATTATCTGGTACATTTGCAATATACGTGGCTACTTTATCAATGCAGTCAAACAAAAGCTCTGCATTTTGCATGTGATGGCCGTAATATCTACCAGAATGTTAGTCGTGTATGCACTCAATTTATTTTGCTCAATCATTGTTGCTTCTTCATGTAACCAATCACTGAAGCGTTTGTCTGCAGAAATATCGTTTTTCATTTCAGTGCAAtcaaaaatggaaattttaTGCCAATAGGAAGACTTTGAATTTTGCAGGGTCTTCAACCCTTAATTCAATTTATGTGCCCACATCAAGATCAAATTTCATCTCAATGGAGGCAAACCCAGTTGCATGCTTATGACTTTGATCAAATCCATGGCCCAGTTAGTGCCACAGAAATGAATTTTGGGCTAGGACCCAAGTTTTAGTCGAAGCCCCATTGTTTAGATGCACAAATTGACAAGTGGTCTCCCAATTGCTTTGCTTGTGAAGATGATGCGGGAGAGGTGGCTTCCCTTTCAAAATGGTCCAGAAGCTGTTACAATGCTATTCTCGtttcatacaagttttttACGGCTACATAAGAGGGTATGGGTGAGGGCTTTAAAGGTGGAGGGGTCCAATCCAACCATGTGCAAGTTGAAAATGTTGATGTTTAATGGTTGGATTGAACCCCTCACCCATACCCCATCCTTGTTGCATTTCCGATCCTACCTATCTACAGGCTGCAACATCAGCGCTGTATGCCTCTGTTCTTAATTGATGGAACAGAAGGCCCCAATTTACAAGCAAGTTAAATGATTGATTTGGGGGAGGGGGTCCTAGAACTTTCTAAAGGGTTTGTGAGTGTAGCCTGCAGGGGCCTCTGAGTCTCTGACCAAACTACCAATAATATAAAGATACAATACAAGTTTGGAAACAGGACATATTTTATGACCTTTTTGGATGCTATCATTTGATGGATTAAATGCAGAATGAAAGTTTACTAATAGGCAGGCGGTGCAAGTTATAATGCACTGAATCTGAAGCATAGATCAAATGCCAAATCATCTCACATTAGATTAGATGGTGAAATCAAAGCAACAACCATGTAGCATGAGGTCCATGAAATATATCAACTCCTAAGCTCATgagaaaattcatttttatctGGTGTGAAACTCAAATGCAGGTGATCCTATCATTCTCCTATGACCACTGATGcaagaagccaaaagaaaagaaccaaaagaaaaacacagaaaagcaaccaaaaagaaCATTGTGACACTGACAATTATATTATGATTTTATAACACTGATACATATAGACTTACAGGGCCAGAAGAAGGGATTTCATATTTCTCAATTAGACAAATACTAAGCCCCTACAAGTTACAACTAAGTAAATGTCTATGAACAAAAAGATGGGGAGAAATTTCCATCTCTCCTATGCTTTCCCTGCAATAACCATTAACCAATGTACAAGCTCGAAAGAATATAACTTATTTTTGAGCTTTCCAGAACTTCCTACACTAAAAATTCTTGAGCTTTCCAACTGTTCAGTCTGCTCTTTGTACCGTTGTCTTAAACAAGAGGATGTACATTTTTTGATCCATTGAGAAATACAGAAACCCACTTACAGAGTGTGTCACAAAAGACCCAAAACTGGTTCCTACAATACAGTGCCAAGCTGGCCCATATACCCCATCAAATTCCTGCATAAAAATTGCACAACCCCACAAACCATTCACTAATTAGTCATAAACTCATCAAACCCACATCACACCAGTAATCTCAACCAAATCAAAGTTTAAAGTCCTAATCTGGATAATTATGCTCATAATAACAACTGTTAATACCTTTTTGAGAGTCAAAGCAAGAGTCTTGGAGGTGAACTTTTCCAGGCTATCATGTGTCTTTCTTGCACACTCAACAGCATGGATCTGCATAAATGGTGGCATATCAGCTGAAACAATTTTCACACCATAACTTGAAAGCACATCTGCCAATTGAACCTGTGAGCCAGAGAGGGATCTCCTTCTGCCACCGCTTGAGTTCAGTGAAACTGACAATCTCCTATTATCAAATTCATGCTCTTCTTTAAAACCCACCAATCCCTTTTgagcttctttcttcttcttcacaacCACCTcctcaaatttcttctttaCCACATCTTTactggatttttgggacttgtCTTTGCAAGCTAATTCCTTTGTTGTCTTGCTCTGTTTCTCAATATTGGGGCCAACTGATTTGGGCTGAGGATTTGATTTAATGGAAGACTTGGAGGAACCCATTATGGCAGAAACTGACATGGCTTTGGCTTGCAAACGAGTGTCAGTGAGAGCTGGGAGTGTTTGTTGACTGTTGGGTCTTTGTGACGTACGAACTCTATGACTGGTATTGACTCTAGAGCTGTTGCTGGAAATGGAAGAGGGTTTAGAGGGCATGGAAGAATCTAGGTTATTAGATAGGTGTTGAGAAATGGAGGGCTTGGTGTGTTTTTTGAGGGTGGGATCCATGGATGCTTTTGGTTCTGGTGCTGCTAAAATGCGCCGTTGGGTGGTCTGGTTAGCCatactggttttttttttttcggtgtTCGGTGGTGGGTGGATAAATCAGAGGAAATGGagatggaggtggaggaggttATGTTGTGTTGATATGTTTTTGGAGTGTGGTCAGTGGTCAGTAGTCAGTGGTGGGGTTCATTGGATTGGGACTTGTGTGGTGAGATctggttctgttttttttgttgtaacGTGCGCCGTTGGCGGAGGACAAGGGAGGCTTGTGATGTTTTGACCGTTGACTGCAACTATCTAAATGATCCTAGCTTTAGTGTGTATCCTAGGGCAACATTTGGGTGATATTGTCTTACAATTTTAGCATAGGGCAAGAATTTGCATGAGTACCCTACAAATCCTATTTGTTTATAGTTGTCACATGACTTTTGGTGCTGTTGAGAGCGTATTAATCGAACAGCCAATTATTGGATTTTTCTAATTTAGTTAGATCCCCTCGACTCAATAATAGAATTCATGTGGTGACTTTGATTGATCCTCGATTGAATTGATAGGAATATGAACTTGATAACCTTGAGAATCAGTGTAACAAAAGTCCAGAAAAATTATCAGTTGGCATCCGCCTTCAATACAGCTCAATTTGACaaccctttttgttgttgttacaaTTTGACAAGCTTCATTAATTTACAAAGATACTATGAtcgaaaaaagaaaggaacccAATTGAGACAGGCTTCTGATCCTTGAAGTCACCAGAATTTTGAATCCCCTACGTGAATGCAATGGATGGCTTCATAGTTGTCTAATGTTCTTCATTCCATCCCCACGATCAACCTATAGCCCCATGGTAAACAAAGGGAGTGCATAACACAAATCTAATTCCACGGACTTGGCAGCCGAGCATCTCTGAAAGCAGAAGTGCCGCCAGACGCTGCAGGGGATGGAGAGGATGCCATGTAGTTTGTTCCTGATACAGATAATGTGGGAAGAGTTGCAGGATTCCCCTGGTGCCCTGCAGGAGCAAAGCGCGATGGACTGCTGCCAGTAGCCCCCAAAATTGCCCGAGAGGGGTGTGAAACCTGCACAAAAATTTGATACCCGAAAGTGAGTTCATGAATAGATAGCAGAGCAAAGAGACATTAATTGCGAAGTACTTCCTCATATTTTTAAGaaactcttgttttttttcccctaagAAAACTACTTTTGCAAGTCCCAGACTTGACTTAAAGATCCTTAGTTTATAAGCTTTCACAAGACAATTATAAAACCATCAACATGGCAGTCAACACAAATGAAAGCAAAATCGGAACATGCACAAACACTTCACTGGTACCATAGAAATTGTAGTTGGAACCAAAATACATTACCACATTGTGCTGAATATGAGTTGGCCTTCTGAGAGGAGACTCTGAAGATGGGGATGTGCTGTTCATCCGGAAGATATGGCGAGAATGAAAGTTATGATTCGAATGCTCATCACCTTCACACCCTTCCATCTCAAGATTCGCCTCCGAGCCCAACCTAGCAGCAGCATGCCTAGTCATTGACCCGGAGTCATTTGTTACATCCACTTGAAGTGATACAGATGGGCGAACCACCATTCCTTGCATACCACTTCGTCTCTTTAATTCCTCCTCCGCATTTAACATCTGTAAAACACACGAACCAACTCCTTAGTATTGATCCTTCCCAATGTAACATAAAGATACGCACAAATGAATCACGAGGCCAAAAAATTACCTGCTTCAAGACTTGTACTATAGTATGTTTCCTTTGATTCAAAACTTGCAGCTTCTCCTCaacttctcttttccttttttgcttCTCATCTAGCACATCCTCTTTGTTATGTGCCtatcatataaaaaaacaatagtAGTTACTAAACATTGCTCAAAACTGCGCAATAAAAAACACTTGATTTTGTAATCATAGTTCAACAAATCAAATGAATGCTTGGACTTGCTTTCTCAATGCGTACATAGAGTTAAGTTGTTTTGATTTGGTAAGCATTAAGAATCACAACTGGAACTAACTCTCGTTTCTTTCTTCACACATTGATACTTCAAATCCAAATTTCATACACCAGTGTAAGAACAACATAAACTCATAAATACCCAATTCGAAAACAAAATTCTACTAATTCATAAAACTGGCAATTCTTGCATACCTCAGAATTGGGTTTTCCCTCTTCATCCACTTTCTCAACCTTCACAGCTGGTGAATTTACACCGACATCCACAGCATCGGAACCTTTCTCAGGCAAATCGGGTTTGAAAGCAGGAGATGCATCGGACCCATCAACGGGTTTCACCGTAAAATCAGCACCGTCAGATTGTTTCTCATCCTTGTCGACCCCAGAAGGCCCAGCTTCGCAATCAGCAACAACATTCTCCGGTGCTTCG
This genomic interval carries:
- the LOC18776453 gene encoding transcription factor bHLH79 isoform X2, giving the protein MDPPLINESSFSAANPSAYSLAEIWPFSGEPGGSGGGLGLRMGSLGGLGDSSVNRDGSLEESTVTEQSGGGGGRKRRDVSSEDESSKLVSTSSASGLKDSSGKRMKLAGSQNENGGSKAEVEESSAAGDNKPAEQSTKPSEPPKQDFIHVRARRGQATDSHSLAERARREKISERMKLLQDLVPGCNKVIGKALVLDEIINYIQSLQHQVEFLSMKLEAVNSRMNLNPTIEAFPSKDLFNLRDTSRNVNVCQPSSLAWCTAI
- the LOC18776453 gene encoding transcription factor bHLH79 isoform X1, with product MDPPLINESSFSAANPSAYSLAEIWPFSGEPGGSGGGLGLRMGSLGGLGDSSVNRDGSLEESTVTEQSGGGGGRKRRDVSSEDESSKLVSTSSASGLKDSSGKRMKLAGSQNENGGSKAEVEESSAAGDNKPAEQSTKPSEPPKQDFIHVRARRGQATDSHSLAERARREKISERMKLLQDLVPGCNKVIGKALVLDEIINYIQSLQHQVEFLSMKLEAVNSRMNLNPTIEAFPSKDLGAQPFDGAGLLFGSHTPREYAQGSHPEWLHMQVGSSFERAT
- the LOC18776311 gene encoding uncharacterized protein LOC18776311 isoform X2, which encodes MANQTTQRRILAAPEPKASMDPTLKKHTKPSISQHLSNNLDSSMPSKPSSISSNSSRVNTSHRVRTSQRPNSQQTLPALTDTRLQAKAMSVSAIMGSSKSSIKSNPQPKSVGPNIEKQSKTTKELACKDKSQKSSKDVVKKKFEEVVVKKKKEAQKGLVGFKEEHEFDNRRLSVSLNSSGGRRRSLSGSQIHAVECARKTHDSLEKFTSKTLALTLKKEFDGVYGPAWHCIVGTSFGSFVTHSVSGFLYFSMDQKMYILLFKTTVQRAD
- the LOC18776311 gene encoding uncharacterized protein LOC18776311 isoform X1 translates to MANQTTQRRILAAPEPKASMDPTLKKHTKPSISQHLSNNLDSSMPSKPSSISSNSSRVNTSHRVRTSQRPNSQQTLPALTDTRLQAKAMSVSAIMGSSKSSIKSNPQPKSVGPNIEKQSKTTKELACKDKSQKSSKDVVKKKFEEVVVKKKKEAQKGLVGFKEEHEFDNRRLSVSLNSSGGRRRSLSGSQVQLADVLSSYGVKIVSADMPPFMQIHAVECARKTHDSLEKFTSKTLALTLKKEFDGVYGPAWHCIVGTSFGSFVTHSVSGFLYFSMDQKMYILLFKTTVQRAD
- the LOC18776301 gene encoding uncharacterized protein LOC18776301: MVAISLYRGNLHRVPDVPRRWLMPTPKISLKDFKSLLTRRSIALSRVRSTLPATSSNPNPNPSFVSEQLNEAPKMNTLTHPKIKFEAPENVVADCEAGPSGVDKDEKQSDGADFTVKPVDGSDASPAFKPDLPEKGSDAVDVGVNSPAVKVEKVDEEGKPNSEAHNKEDVLDEKQKRKREVEEKLQVLNQRKHTIVQVLKQMLNAEEELKRRSGMQGMVVRPSVSLQVDVTNDSGSMTRHAAARLGSEANLEMEGCEGDEHSNHNFHSRHIFRMNSTSPSSESPLRRPTHIQHNVVSHPSRAILGATGSSPSRFAPAGHQGNPATLPTLSVSGTNYMASSPSPAASGGTSAFRDARLPSPWN